The following DNA comes from Sphingomonas flavescens.
TGTTGTTCCAGGTCAGCCCAACCGTCCCCATGTTCGACAGACGTGTGCGGTACGCGAGGTTAAGGTCGATGCCGGTGGTGCGGATCGACGCGATGTTCTGCAGCACACCTTGAATCTGCAGGACGTTGCCGGTGCCCGGCGCACGCGAAACCGCAGCGCAGGCCAGCGGATCGTTCTGGTACACGCAACGGTACAAGGTGGTGGTGGCGCTGATCGACTGGATCGCGTCCTTCACCTTGATGTTGTACCAGTTCATTTCGGCGGTGAAGCCACGGATCGGATTGACGACCACGCCGAGGATGACGCTGGTCGAGGTCTCCGGAGTCAGGGCTTCGTTGCCGCCCGTGATCACCGACAGCTGATCGTTTGGCCCTGTGGTGGAGCCCGTCGCCGGCACGCCGCGCGCGACACAATTGGCGCGAACCGTCGCGTCGTTACTGAACCGACGCGCCTGAGCGCTGGCATTGGAGCACGGATCGTCGATCTGCGAGTCAAAGCGCGAAGGCGAACCTTCAAGCTCACCGATCGTCGGCGCCCGGAAACCCTCCGCGTAAGACGCGCGCAGGCGAACCGCGTCGACGGGCTTCCAGTTTAGGTCGGTCTTGAACACGCTGTGCGAGAAAGTGCGGCCGGAGTCCGTCTTGTAGTGCGAGTAGCGTCCCGAGCCGTTCAACTCGAGCAGCTCGGCGCCCGGACGCCCCTTGATGAAGGGCGCGTTGAACTCCGCATAGACCTCAGCGACCTTGTAGCCGCCGCGTGAAGCCTGGGCAGGAATGTCAGAGCTGTTGCCGGCCTGCACGACCGGATCCGGATCGAAGCGGCCGGTCAGCCGGCGATATTCCGCACCGACTGCCACGCCAAGCGGGCCGCCGCCGACGTCGAACCATTTGCCAGAGATGTTGGCCGAGGTGCCCCACAGCTTCTGTTGACTGGTATCGTGTTGATCGAAGCCGATGAACGCGAGCATCGCCGGGGTGATCGCACCGGGGGTGCCGAAGACGTTGAGCGGGACGCATGAGCCGGTGCAATTGGCGATCGGACCAAGGGCCTGGGCAACTTTGGCGGCATTCAGGTTGCCGTACATGACCTGGCTGGCCTTGTTCCTGCCCCAGATGCCGTTGACGTCCCAATACCACTCGCCGCCAAGGCGGCCGTCGAGGGTGGCGCTGCCATAGTAGGTCTTGACCGTCTGTTCGAAGCGGCGTGGGCCGGCTTCGACGACGCGGCGGCGGATGTCGTTGTAATTGCCGCCCGGCTGCCCGTTCGGGATGAGGTCGAAACCGAACGGATTGTACGGGTTGGTCCGCGAGATGGTGATATTGTCGAGCGGCGTTCCGCTGCCGGTGTCGGGACCGACGCCGAGCGGGATCGGCGCGGCCTGGTTGACCGATTCACGGCGGTTCCACAGCGCCTTGATGCGCAGGTGGGTATCGCCGTTCAATTCCTGCACGAGGTTGCCGAACAGGCCGTAGCGCTTCAGCGGAATATCCAGATAGTTGTACGGCGCGAAGTTGAAGCGATCAGTGACGGCGAATGGCCGGAAGCTGGCCGGATATGGCGGCGCGGTCGTCGTGAACGGTGCGTTCAAGGTCAGCGGTCCGCCAGCGAACACGAAGCTGTACCGGCCAGTCAGTGGATAGCTGGAGCAGGAAGAGCTGCACGCCGTGGTGTAGGGGCTTGGAAATGCCGAGATGGCGCGATCAGCGGCGAGGACGCCGTCCGACTTCACATAATTGCCGCCGACGACGATCTGCGTCGAGCTGTTGCCGCCATTGCCCCAGCTTAGCTGGTAATTTTGCGTCCAGCCGTCGTCATGATCTAGGTACGAGCCGACCTGCGCGGATGCGGCAAAGCCTTGCTGGCGTTCCTTGGTGATGATGTTGACAACGCCGGCGATGGCATCAGACCCATAGATGGTCGACGCGCCGTCCTGCAGAACTTCGACGCGCTCGATCATGCTTTCGGGGATCGAGTTAAGGTCGACCGACCCCGGCACGCCGCTGGCGGACGCGCCATTGAGGTAGCGCAGGCCATCGACCAGCACGAGGGTGCGGACCGAACCGAGATAGCGCAAGTCGATCTCGGCCGAACCTGCGCCGACACCCGCACCGTTCGGCGGATTGCCGAGATTGCCGGAGTTGTTGAATTTCGAGTTGATGCCACCGCCCGCGCTGGGCAGGCGCTGGAGCACGTCGTTGACCGAATTGAGGCCCGTCTTTTCCATGTCCGCTTTGTCAATGAACACGCGCGGCGCGTTGAGATCGAGCGGGCTGCGGCGAATGCGGGAGCCGGTGATCACAATGTCGTTACCCGCCGTCGGGACGGACGCCTCGGGCGGCGCGGCCGCCGGATCGACGGTGCCTTGCGCACTCGCCGTGGCGCCGATGGACAGCGCGGCAAAGGCCACGCCCGCATGAAGAACCGAGTTCAACCGCATCATATTCCCCCTTCTGTCGCGCATCTGACGGCGCGTTTCACAGCGAGCGGAATCTAACTCAGGTGAAGAATCGGCGGAAGGTGAGTGTCACGAGCCCGACACAAATGTCGGCGGGTGCGGCTATTCCGCGACAGTTATCGCGGAGCCTCTAACGAAAGATAGGCGAGCCTTCGGACCTCCCGACGGCCCCTTGTAACGGTGTCGAGAATAAGGCCCGCGAAGAAACAAAGCACCGCGATAATGATCATTCCCGTGACCAGGATCGCAGTCGGGAAGCGGGGCACAAGGCCGGTGTGCAGGTAGGTGATCACCAGCGGAACCGCGAGCACGATGGCCAGCGCAACGAGGAGCGCGCCGATGCTTCCGTAAAACAGAACGGGGCGTTCGACGCGGTAGAGCGTGCCGATCGTCTTCAGGATGCGCCAGCCGTCGCCGTAGGTGGACAGCTTCGAGGCGGAGCCCTCGGGCCGCGCGCCATAAGCTGTTTCAACTTCTCCGACCGGCATACGGAGTTCCAGCGCGTGAACACTGATCTCGGTCTCGATCTCGAAACCCGAGCTCAGCACCGGGAAGCTTTTCACGAAGCGGCGCGAGAAAACCCGGTAGCCGGAAAAGATGTCGCTAAAACTGCGGCCGAACAGCCCAGAAAGAAGGCCGGTGAACAGCTTGTTCCCGAGCACGTGACCGCCGCGATACGCACTTGCCTCTTCGTGCTTGCGCGTGCCGACGACCATGTCGAGCTGTTCGGAGAGCAATTGGTCGACCATCGCCGGCGCGGCCTTGGGATCGTAGGTC
Coding sequences within:
- a CDS encoding glycosyltransferase family 2 protein, with the translated sequence MAQPERGTILASQQPRIAVLLPCYNEEAAIGATVAGFRAALPGATVYVYDNNSRDRTREVATEAGAVVRTERQQGKGHVVRRMFADIDADVYVMADGDLTYDPKAAPAMVDQLLSEQLDMVVGTRKHEEASAYRGGHVLGNKLFTGLLSGLFGRSFSDIFSGYRVFSRRFVKSFPVLSSGFEIETEISVHALELRMPVGEVETAYGARPEGSASKLSTYGDGWRILKTIGTLYRVERPVLFYGSIGALLVALAIVLAVPLVITYLHTGLVPRFPTAILVTGMIIIAVLCFFAGLILDTVTRGRREVRRLAYLSLEAPR
- a CDS encoding TonB-dependent receptor domain-containing protein — protein: MMRLNSVLHAGVAFAALSIGATASAQGTVDPAAAPPEASVPTAGNDIVITGSRIRRSPLDLNAPRVFIDKADMEKTGLNSVNDVLQRLPSAGGGINSKFNNSGNLGNPPNGAGVGAGSAEIDLRYLGSVRTLVLVDGLRYLNGASASGVPGSVDLNSIPESMIERVEVLQDGASTIYGSDAIAGVVNIITKERQQGFAASAQVGSYLDHDDGWTQNYQLSWGNGGNSSTQIVVGGNYVKSDGVLAADRAISAFPSPYTTACSSSCSSYPLTGRYSFVFAGGPLTLNAPFTTTAPPYPASFRPFAVTDRFNFAPYNYLDIPLKRYGLFGNLVQELNGDTHLRIKALWNRRESVNQAAPIPLGVGPDTGSGTPLDNITISRTNPYNPFGFDLIPNGQPGGNYNDIRRRVVEAGPRRFEQTVKTYYGSATLDGRLGGEWYWDVNGIWGRNKASQVMYGNLNAAKVAQALGPIANCTGSCVPLNVFGTPGAITPAMLAFIGFDQHDTSQQKLWGTSANISGKWFDVGGGPLGVAVGAEYRRLTGRFDPDPVVQAGNSSDIPAQASRGGYKVAEVYAEFNAPFIKGRPGAELLELNGSGRYSHYKTDSGRTFSHSVFKTDLNWKPVDAVRLRASYAEGFRAPTIGELEGSPSRFDSQIDDPCSNASAQARRFSNDATVRANCVARGVPATGSTTGPNDQLSVITGGNEALTPETSTSVILGVVVNPIRGFTAEMNWYNIKVKDAIQSISATTTLYRCVYQNDPLACAAVSRAPGTGNVLQIQGVLQNIASIRTTGIDLNLAYRTRLSNMGTVGLTWNNTFLTKYDVTTPTATGTAVEQRAGLELGSPTQGFPKWKSIGVLDWDYGIVGATVTGRYISSLKEILNNNNRLKSVFYTDAQVRLKPRFNFLLQDLELAVGVNNLFNKKTPGCLSCDTSGNFDANVYDTPGRYYYARLAVKLGARREAPVAYTPPPAPPPPPAAEPAPVVEPVPAPSAPPPPAATPERGK